In the Azospirillum sp. TSH100 genome, CGGCTTTCTGCCGGTGGCGTTCGATCCACCGCCGGGGGGCTTGCATTACCGCTGGCCCGACCTGCCCAGCCTCGCCATCGAGGAGCGTCTGGCCGCCAAGGTCGCGGCGGTGAAGGCCTTCGCCCGCGTCAACCGGATCGACCGGACGGTGTTGGGGACGGGTGGCTGGCTGCGCGTCGTCACTACCGGCAAGGCGCATCTCGACCTGATGGAGGCGCTGCGCCTGCTGGGCATCGGCCCGGCGGAGGCCGCCGAAATTGGCCTGTCGGTCCACAAGATCGGCCTGTCCTGGCCGCTGGAGCCCGACTTCGCCCTGACCGCCGCACGGGGGGCGGAGGAAATCCTCGTGGTCGAGGAGAAGGCGCCGGTCGTCGAAGGCCAGCTGAAGGACCTGCTGTTCCACCTGCCGGCCGGCGAGCGCCCGCGCGCCGTCATCGGCAAGACCGACGAGTTCGGCGCCCCGCTGCTGCCACCCACCGGCGAGCTGCGCCCCTGGATCGTCGCCAAGGCGCTGGTGGAGCGCATCCGCCATCGTTTCCCGGACCATGACTTCACCAGTCGTCTGGCCGATCTGCTGCCGGGCGAAGCGGTCGCCGCACCTGCCCTGCCGCGCACGCCCTATTTCTGCTCCGGCTGTCCGCACAACAGCTCGACCAGGGTGCCGGAGGGCAGCAAGGCGATGGCCGGCATCGGCTGCCATTTCATGGCATCGTGGATGGACCGCGACACGGTCGGCCTCAGCCAGATGGGCGGCGAGGGCGTCAGCTGGATCGGGCAGGCGCCCTTCAGCAAGCGCCCGCACATTTTCCAGAATCTGGGCGAGGGCACCTATTTCCATTCCGGCCTGCTGGCGATCCGGCAGGCGGTGGCCGCCAAGATCACCATCACCTACAAGATCCTGTTCAACGACGCCGTCGCCATGACCGGCGGCCAGCCGGTGGACGGCCCGATCTCCGTCGACGCCATCACCCGCCAGCTGGCGGCGGAGGGCATCACCCGCATCGCCGTGGTCAGCGACACGCCGGAGAAATACGACAGCCGCAGCGGACTTGCCCCTTTCACCACGGTGCATCACCGCAAGGAGCTGGACGCCGTGCAGCGCGAGATGCGCGAGATTCCCGGCGTCACCGCCATCGTCTATGAACAGACCTGTGCGGCCGAGAAACGCCGGCGGCGCAAGCGCGGCACCATAGCCGACCCGGCGCGGCGGATGGTCATCAACGATCTGGTCTGCGAAGGCTGCGGCGACTGCGGCAGGAAGTCGAACTGCCTGTCGGTGCAGCCCAAGCAGACCGAGTTCGGCGTGAAGCGGCAGATCGACCAGTCCAGCTGCAACAAGGATTATTCCTGCGCCGACGGTTTCTGCCCCAGCTTCGTCTCGGTGATCGGCGGAACCTTGCGCAAGCCGAACCCCGACGCGGTCGCCGCCCGCTTCGCCGACGATCTGGCGGCGCTGCCGCTGCCGCAGTACGGCGCGGTGGACGACCCGGCGGAAATCCTGATCGTCGGGGTCGGCGGCACCGGCGTCGTCACAATCGGGGCGGTGCTGGCGATGGCGGCGCATCTGGAGGGCAAGGCGTCGTCGGTGCTGGACTTCATGGGTTTCGCGCAGAAGGGTGGCGCCGTTTACAGCTACCTGCGGGTGGCGGGCGACGCGGCGCGGCTCAACCAGGCGCGGATCGACCCCAAGCAGGCACAGCTGGTGCTGGCCTGCGACACGGTGGTCGCCGCCTCGCCGGACGCGCTGAAGACGGTGCGGCTGGGCCGGACGCGGGTGGTGGCGAACGCCCATGTCGCCCCCACCGGCGCCTTCACCCGCGACGGAGCCAAGCTGCCCGACGCCGGCGCCCTCCTGCGGAGCCTGCGCCGCGCCGCCGGGCCCGACCGGGTGGAGGTGGTCGACGCCAACCGGGTGGTCACCGCCCTGTTCGGCGACAGCATCCTCGCCAACGTGTTCCTGATGGGCGTCGCCTTCCAGAAGGGGTTGCTGCCGGTCGGGCTGGAGGCGCTGACCCGCGCCATCGAACTGAACGGCACCGGTGTCGCCGCCAACCTGCGCGCCTTCGCCTTCGGCCGCCTCGCCGCGCACCGGCCGGAGCTGCTGGCGACGCTGGGTGCGGAGGAGGAGGCGCCGGCCACCGATCTGGCCGCCATCGTCGAGCGGCGCGCGGCGTTCCTGGCCGACTATCAGGACCGTGCCTATGCCGACCGCTACCGCGCCCTGGTCGAGCGGGCGCGGCAGGCGGAGGTCCGCGTCGCCCCAGGATCGGGCGCGCTGGCCGAGGCGGTGGCGCGCAGCGCCTTCAAACTGATGGCCTACAAGGACGAGTATGAGGTCGCCCGCCTGCACAGCGACCCCAGCTTCCGCAAAAGCCTGGAGGACCGCTTCGAGGGCGACTGGAAGCCGGTCTTCCACCTCGCCCCGCCGCTGCTGGCGCGCGACACCAACGGCCATGGCGAGCCGCGCAAGATGGCGCTGGGCGCCTGGATCCTGCCGGTGTTCCGCAGTCTGGCGGCGATGAAACGGCTGCGCGGCACGGCGCTCGACCCGTTCGGCCATACGGCGGAACGGAAGATGGAACGCGCCCTGATCGCCCGCTACGAGGCCACGGTGGCGGAGATCGCCGAGCGCCTGTCGTCCGACCGCCTCGCCACCGCGGTGGAGCTAGCCGGCTTGCCGCAGGAGATCCGCGGCTTCGGCCCGGTGAAGCAGCGTGCGATGGACGCGGTCGAGCCGCGCTGGCGGGCGCTGGAGCAGCGGCTGCGGGAAAGGCCGGCGCGGGCGGCGTGAGCCGCCCGCAAGACCCTACATCCCGCCCAGGTCCTGCGCCTCCAGGATGGTTTCCGGCAGGGTCAGGGTCATGCCGTCGAAGGGAGCGAGCAGGGCGCGGATGTTGGAACCGACGCCGCAGACCCGGTATTCGATCCGCACCGCCTCGATCCGTTCCGGCAGCACCCGCTTGTGGTCGTTGATCAGCTGCCAGGCCAGGACGCAGGTGTTCTCCTGGTCCTGGGCGGTGACATAGTCATAGTCGCCGTAGCGGTTGCGGCGGGAGGTGTCGGCGACCTTCACCTTCATCTCCGGAAATTCGCGCCGGGTCGTCGCCGTCAGCGTTTCCATCGTGTAGAGCGGCACCGGGAAGACGCGCGGTGGCTGGACCAGCGCGCCGAAGAGGCTGTCGGGCAGGGTCTG is a window encoding:
- a CDS encoding indolepyruvate ferredoxin oxidoreductase family protein, with amino-acid sequence MPKGLRPEQAAIDDSYRLDDRYARTEGQVYLSGTQALVRLLLLQAESDRRAGLNTAGFVSGYRGSPLGGLDQALWQARKHLDAHAIRFVPGVNEDLGATAVMGTQQVESSGEGTVDGVFGMWYGKGPGVDRSGDVLKHANAYGSSPRGGVLAVAGDDHGCVSSSMPHQSDLAMIAWSMPVLNPAGVREYLDFGLYGYALSRFSGAWVGFKAISESVESSATVRLPALERGFLPVAFDPPPGGLHYRWPDLPSLAIEERLAAKVAAVKAFARVNRIDRTVLGTGGWLRVVTTGKAHLDLMEALRLLGIGPAEAAEIGLSVHKIGLSWPLEPDFALTAARGAEEILVVEEKAPVVEGQLKDLLFHLPAGERPRAVIGKTDEFGAPLLPPTGELRPWIVAKALVERIRHRFPDHDFTSRLADLLPGEAVAAPALPRTPYFCSGCPHNSSTRVPEGSKAMAGIGCHFMASWMDRDTVGLSQMGGEGVSWIGQAPFSKRPHIFQNLGEGTYFHSGLLAIRQAVAAKITITYKILFNDAVAMTGGQPVDGPISVDAITRQLAAEGITRIAVVSDTPEKYDSRSGLAPFTTVHHRKELDAVQREMREIPGVTAIVYEQTCAAEKRRRRKRGTIADPARRMVINDLVCEGCGDCGRKSNCLSVQPKQTEFGVKRQIDQSSCNKDYSCADGFCPSFVSVIGGTLRKPNPDAVAARFADDLAALPLPQYGAVDDPAEILIVGVGGTGVVTIGAVLAMAAHLEGKASSVLDFMGFAQKGGAVYSYLRVAGDAARLNQARIDPKQAQLVLACDTVVAASPDALKTVRLGRTRVVANAHVAPTGAFTRDGAKLPDAGALLRSLRRAAGPDRVEVVDANRVVTALFGDSILANVFLMGVAFQKGLLPVGLEALTRAIELNGTGVAANLRAFAFGRLAAHRPELLATLGAEEEAPATDLAAIVERRAAFLADYQDRAYADRYRALVERARQAEVRVAPGSGALAEAVARSAFKLMAYKDEYEVARLHSDPSFRKSLEDRFEGDWKPVFHLAPPLLARDTNGHGEPRKMALGAWILPVFRSLAAMKRLRGTALDPFGHTAERKMERALIARYEATVAEIAERLSSDRLATAVELAGLPQEIRGFGPVKQRAMDAVEPRWRALEQRLRERPARAA
- the bcsN gene encoding cellulose biosynthesis protein BcsN, with translation MPVALKRAALWAALAAVTLLTSGCAGWVRDNLTQSATPWRRIQPAALPVTLPESRDFPIVAARMRDTGAVYKTYNAVLGNPTSLAGENRLTVDVQTLPDSLFGALVQPPRVFPVPLYTMETLTATTRREFPEMKVKVADTSRRNRYGDYDYVTAQDQENTCVLAWQLINDHKRVLPERIEAVRIEYRVCGVGSNIRALLAPFDGMTLTLPETILEAQDLGGM